A genomic region of Mesobacillus jeotgali contains the following coding sequences:
- a CDS encoding cell wall-binding repeat-containing protein — MKLRKPFTYLLAGSLLFSNVNFALAETMNNSKPSKPVITKQLDGRKAFDKTKLQSKANFKVSDKVRVIVEVEGETPIEYATKNKKLFKELPDKTKQDLAAKVEKQQQNVKKALATKGIKVKYKGNFSTVFNGFSGEVTYGDISKIENTAGVKNVYLSNEYNRPEVQPNMNKSHQFIQSYQTWGDAKFKGEGQVVAVIDTGVDPSHKDFVLSEGVEGDLEESEVKELVEEAGLKGKYFTEKVPYGFNYYDMNDTILDLGPDASMHGMHVAGTVAANGDVENGGLQGVAPESQVLAMKVFSNDPLYPSTWSDVYLAAIDDAIKLGADVLNMSLGSTASFYEPESVEDLAITRAVDNGVLAAVSAGNSGHIGYGWDNPNYENPDIGVVGAPGLNPDTLQVAASGNEGYLYETKLTVDDSGFSAVGYGRDNWADLADKEIVSLEGKLGHPGDYAGLDVEGKVVLVKRGALTFYDKTQNAAAAGAAGIIVYDNGAGGMFYKDQGGWDIPFTKITFADGEALRKVVEEQNLKTLGTEQLNKNEDPEMGRMTDFTSWGTTPSLEMKPEITAPGGNILSTLQNDSYGLMSGTSMAAPHVAGGSALIQQYLKTDERFKDLEASEYTRFAKILLMNSAKVVEDLNGQPFSPRRQGAGMMQTFAAVDTPVFVVNKNTGEAKVELKDFKAKSQSFTLTATNISDKDVTYNVNTRLLTDTYQEVEGAPDQNALIAGDIQGAKVVAPKTVTVPAGESVDFTVSFDLTGAKIPGIDKDGKATSKDLVEDIFVEGFVQFTDPTLAEAKLNVPFLGFYGEWDRPDILDGFRVNDEVKYFDYGVDDVLVDNDEYFNSPVPEKGYYALSPNGDETLENMNPFLGVLRNAKEVQYNILDENDNLLRRVFMQKNVRKTFIDGGSNPGYTYNSSAIWDGTVKGKNVEDGLYYYEVKSVVDYAGADWQSKKIPVYVDTTAPEVAVTFDEKTGELKWEAKDEGVGISDYVVVANGEVVEELGADVTSYTFDNLPEGTLLQVHAVDHAYNVGYDEVANGDTESPLLLVDSPEPYGAYNTKEITVEGYVEENVKVAEVTVNGKPVAVSYDEKEGAFFFTGKAKFDQDGKHDVIITATDVSGNEYSISRKVFIDTAKPTVTTDAPAFVDNSVGEVKVNVEMKDNFKYFSLFVDDNHLYDQSIEDPVSILGEGTQTVEVPLKLQEGDNVFTVKVTDIAGNETVEEVKIHRNTDASRVNRLAGDGRYKTAVEVSKKGWDSGAETVVLARGDNYADALAGVPLAKKFNAPLLLTEPNKFTKQASDEINRLGAKTVYILGGTGAVNEATQEALEDKGIKVVRLSGSDRYDTAAKIAKHVAPEGVEEVVVVNGNDFPDALSVASFAAAKGMPILLTQADSLPGVTAKTIRDLGASKSLVVGGTSVVSNDVKGDLPYGYRLGGQNRYDTAAKVAEYFHKDSNHYYLATGKGFADALSGAALAAKDGTGVLLTDENLSAETEKFINSKNLDKVTVLGGSGVVSDSIVAKLKNLLK; from the coding sequence TTGAAACTTAGAAAGCCGTTTACGTATTTATTGGCTGGTTCATTGTTATTCTCTAATGTGAACTTCGCATTAGCGGAAACTATGAATAATTCGAAGCCGTCAAAGCCTGTTATTACGAAACAATTAGATGGCAGGAAAGCATTTGATAAGACAAAACTGCAATCAAAAGCTAATTTCAAGGTCTCGGACAAGGTTCGCGTAATTGTTGAAGTTGAAGGAGAAACTCCGATTGAATACGCAACTAAAAATAAAAAATTGTTCAAAGAACTTCCGGATAAAACAAAGCAGGACCTGGCTGCTAAAGTTGAAAAGCAACAACAAAATGTGAAAAAAGCCCTGGCAACAAAGGGTATCAAAGTTAAGTATAAAGGCAATTTCTCTACTGTCTTCAATGGCTTTAGCGGAGAGGTTACATATGGTGATATCTCTAAAATTGAAAATACAGCTGGAGTTAAAAATGTATACTTGAGCAATGAATATAATCGACCTGAAGTACAGCCGAACATGAATAAAAGCCATCAGTTCATCCAGTCCTACCAAACCTGGGGAGATGCAAAATTCAAAGGGGAAGGCCAGGTTGTAGCTGTCATTGATACAGGCGTGGATCCATCTCATAAGGACTTTGTTCTAAGTGAAGGAGTCGAAGGCGATCTAGAGGAAAGCGAAGTTAAAGAACTAGTAGAAGAAGCAGGTCTTAAAGGCAAGTACTTTACTGAAAAGGTTCCTTATGGCTTCAACTACTATGATATGAATGATACTATTCTGGATCTTGGACCGGATGCTTCCATGCACGGTATGCACGTTGCAGGTACAGTTGCAGCGAATGGTGATGTGGAAAATGGCGGCCTCCAGGGAGTTGCGCCTGAATCTCAGGTGTTGGCGATGAAAGTTTTCTCAAACGATCCACTTTACCCATCAACATGGTCAGATGTATATTTGGCTGCAATTGATGATGCGATTAAATTGGGTGCTGATGTCCTGAACATGAGTTTGGGAAGCACAGCTTCTTTCTACGAGCCTGAGAGTGTTGAAGACTTGGCGATTACTAGAGCAGTAGATAATGGTGTCTTAGCTGCTGTTTCTGCTGGTAACTCAGGCCATATTGGTTACGGATGGGATAACCCTAACTACGAAAACCCGGATATCGGTGTGGTAGGAGCTCCAGGACTTAACCCTGATACATTGCAGGTAGCAGCTTCCGGAAACGAAGGGTATCTTTATGAGACTAAATTGACTGTTGATGACTCAGGTTTCAGTGCAGTTGGTTATGGCCGTGACAACTGGGCGGACCTTGCTGATAAGGAAATCGTGAGCCTTGAAGGTAAGCTAGGGCACCCAGGAGACTACGCAGGCCTTGATGTAGAGGGCAAGGTTGTTTTAGTCAAACGTGGAGCACTGACTTTCTATGATAAAACTCAAAATGCTGCTGCAGCAGGCGCTGCCGGAATTATTGTTTATGACAATGGTGCTGGAGGAATGTTCTATAAAGACCAGGGTGGCTGGGACATCCCATTCACAAAGATTACTTTTGCAGATGGTGAGGCTCTTCGTAAAGTAGTTGAAGAACAAAACCTTAAGACTCTTGGTACTGAACAATTGAATAAGAATGAAGATCCTGAAATGGGCAGAATGACTGACTTCACTTCTTGGGGAACAACTCCAAGTCTTGAAATGAAGCCTGAAATCACTGCTCCAGGAGGAAATATTTTATCTACTCTCCAAAATGATTCTTACGGTCTTATGAGTGGTACATCCATGGCGGCTCCTCATGTTGCCGGCGGATCAGCTCTTATCCAGCAATACTTGAAGACCGATGAGCGCTTTAAGGATTTAGAAGCTTCTGAGTATACTAGATTTGCAAAGATCTTGCTGATGAACTCAGCAAAAGTGGTCGAAGACCTGAATGGCCAGCCTTTCTCTCCTAGAAGACAGGGTGCTGGTATGATGCAGACATTTGCTGCAGTTGATACTCCTGTATTTGTCGTTAATAAGAATACTGGAGAAGCAAAAGTCGAATTGAAGGATTTCAAAGCTAAGTCTCAAAGCTTCACACTTACTGCTACGAACATTTCTGATAAGGATGTTACTTACAATGTGAATACACGTCTGCTGACAGATACGTATCAAGAAGTTGAAGGTGCTCCTGACCAAAACGCATTGATTGCTGGTGACATTCAGGGTGCAAAAGTGGTTGCGCCTAAAACAGTAACAGTTCCTGCAGGTGAATCAGTTGACTTTACAGTATCTTTTGACTTAACAGGTGCTAAGATTCCTGGAATCGATAAAGATGGTAAAGCAACTAGTAAGGACTTGGTTGAAGACATCTTCGTCGAAGGCTTCGTTCAATTCACAGATCCTACCCTTGCAGAAGCCAAGCTTAACGTACCTTTCCTTGGTTTCTATGGAGAATGGGATCGTCCGGATATCTTGGATGGATTCAGAGTAAATGATGAAGTAAAGTATTTCGACTATGGTGTAGATGATGTCCTGGTTGATAATGATGAATACTTTAATTCTCCTGTGCCAGAAAAGGGATATTATGCTTTATCACCAAATGGTGATGAAACTTTGGAAAACATGAATCCATTCCTTGGTGTCTTGAGAAATGCTAAAGAGGTCCAGTACAACATTCTCGACGAGAATGATAACTTGCTAAGAAGAGTATTTATGCAGAAGAATGTTCGTAAGACTTTTATCGATGGCGGAAGCAACCCTGGGTATACTTACAACTCAAGCGCCATTTGGGATGGAACAGTAAAGGGCAAAAACGTGGAAGATGGACTTTACTACTATGAAGTAAAGTCTGTAGTAGACTATGCTGGAGCTGATTGGCAATCCAAGAAGATTCCAGTATATGTAGATACAACAGCTCCTGAAGTTGCTGTAACTTTCGACGAAAAGACAGGAGAGCTTAAGTGGGAAGCTAAAGATGAAGGTGTAGGAATTTCAGATTATGTAGTTGTAGCTAATGGCGAAGTCGTAGAAGAACTTGGCGCAGATGTTACCTCTTACACATTTGACAATCTTCCAGAAGGAACTTTGTTACAGGTTCACGCCGTTGACCATGCATACAATGTTGGTTATGACGAAGTTGCGAATGGTGATACTGAAAGTCCGCTTCTTTTAGTTGATTCACCAGAACCTTATGGTGCATATAACACGAAAGAAATCACTGTCGAAGGATACGTTGAGGAAAATGTCAAGGTGGCAGAGGTCACTGTAAACGGCAAACCTGTTGCTGTATCTTACGATGAAAAAGAGGGAGCTTTCTTCTTCACTGGAAAGGCTAAATTTGATCAGGATGGCAAGCATGATGTAATCATCACTGCAACAGATGTTTCTGGAAATGAATACTCTATCTCGAGAAAAGTATTCATTGATACAGCGAAGCCAACTGTTACAACTGACGCACCGGCATTTGTTGACAACTCTGTTGGAGAAGTGAAAGTAAACGTTGAAATGAAGGATAACTTCAAATACTTCTCACTATTTGTAGATGACAACCATTTATATGATCAATCTATCGAAGATCCTGTTTCTATTTTGGGTGAAGGAACACAGACAGTAGAAGTACCGCTTAAATTGCAAGAAGGCGACAATGTCTTCACAGTGAAGGTTACTGATATTGCTGGAAACGAAACAGTAGAAGAAGTTAAGATTCACCGTAACACAGATGCTTCACGCGTTAATCGTCTTGCAGGTGACGGCCGCTATAAGACAGCTGTTGAAGTCAGCAAGAAGGGCTGGGATTCTGGGGCTGAGACTGTAGTCCTTGCTCGTGGAGATAACTATGCAGATGCACTTGCTGGTGTTCCGTTGGCTAAAAAGTTCAATGCACCACTATTGCTCACTGAACCAAATAAGTTCACGAAGCAAGCAAGTGATGAAATTAACCGCTTAGGAGCTAAAACTGTATACATCCTTGGTGGAACAGGAGCGGTAAATGAAGCTACTCAAGAAGCTCTTGAGGATAAGGGAATCAAAGTTGTTCGTCTATCCGGTTCTGACCGTTATGATACAGCAGCTAAAATCGCTAAGCATGTTGCTCCAGAAGGAGTAGAAGAAGTTGTCGTTGTAAACGGAAATGACTTCCCTGATGCATTGTCTGTTGCGTCATTTGCAGCAGCTAAGGGAATGCCAATCCTGTTGACACAAGCTGACTCACTTCCAGGCGTAACAGCTAAGACAATCCGTGACCTTGGTGCATCCAAGTCATTGGTAGTCGGTGGTACAAGTGTTGTATCAAATGATGTAAAGGGTGACCTTCCATATGGTTACCGTCTTGGAGGACAAAACCGTTATGACACAGCCGCTAAGGTTGCAGAATACTTCCACAAAGATTCAAACCATTACTATCTAGCTACTGGCAAAGGATTTGCTGATGCTCTATCTGGAGCTGCGTTAGCTGCTAAGGATGGTACTGGAGTATTACTTACTGACGAAAACCTTTCTGCTGAAACTGAGAAGTTTATCAATAGCAAAAACCTTGATAAAGTCACAGTTCTTGGTGGAAGTGGGGTCGTAAGTGACTCAATTGTTGCTAAGCTTAAGAATCTTCTTAAGTAA